The genomic region CCCTCTAAAAAAAGCAGAACCGAGGGGCGTTTGGGTTTCTGCTCCGGAGTCCACCAGAGCCCTTCAATGACCAGCAGTGCTGAGCTTGACATGGTTTCACCAGTAACAAGTCTGTTAAACTATCAAAAGCACGCTGGCAGGATAAATATTTTGCAGGATTATCCTGACACCAATGCATTTATCCCAAAAAAAGAGAACTTTTTTTATCATATTATTCATCGTATTAATTTTGGAGAAATTATCGGCAAATACATCATTCCCGGGGAAAATCACGTGACAGAAAAAGACATTCCTCCTGAAGGTTCATCCACCTGCCTTAATCCGGAACCGGTATGCGATACACCAACTTCAGATTTTTCCGGAAGTGTAACCTTGGAACGACTCATCGATGAGACGGATGAGATGAGCCACCTGAACCAGCTCGTCCTGCTTCATGTGGATAGAAACGGGGGATTTACTACTCATGAGGCGTATTTTTCCCTGGTGCAACCGATCTTGACTCTGCTCGAAAGAGAAATTCGGATAAAGTACTGGCCTGGCATGACAAAAAAGGATATGAAACTCGTGGTGCAGGACTGGATAGACTGCGAAATTGCAGCACTGCAAAAAAGATAATGCAATGTATTTGCCGTCCGGTACCGCAAATATAAAAAATCCTTCTTTCAGAATAATGAAGAAAATTTCCGATTCGGTTAAAAACCAATTATTGTATCTCCAGATCTTTTCAGTCCAGAGAGAAATTAAAAAATCAGATGAGATGGGTAATCCAGGTCCACATATTCTGGATACCGGTGGATATTACCACACCTGGATCGATCCCGAGCACGGGAAAGACAAAGATGAAGTACAGCACCGTGCCCAGCAGGCTGCCCAGGTTGGTCAGGGCCGCAACCAGAACCACTTTGAAGAGGGGGATTCTTGCCATCTCAGTAAGGGATTGGGCATCATAGATCTTCCGGAAATCCGACATAGGGGGTTTCCTGACTTTGGCTTCAACAAATGCGGCGATCCAGCCGGAATGAAGCATGGGGTTGAGCGAAGTCATCCATGCCACGGCAAAACTGGTTAGGGCTGAATACGGATGTCCGCCAGCTGCGAGAGTACCGATTGCCGCAAGCACGCCATGAATGATCACCCAGAAGAGGAAGGCATAGAGCAGTACTCCCCACCCGACGCCGGAAAATGCAATTGCGGCGAGCAGGAATGCAAATAGTGCAGTGACCGTAAAACCGAAGATTTTTGCCCACGGGAAGGATTTAGGTTCCCGTGTAAGTGAATCGAACGGGGGCAGACTCGCCGGGTTTATGATATAATTTTCAATTCCCTGCCGGTGCCCGGCACCCACAACCGCGAGGATACGTCCTTCGGGGCGCTGCACTTTTAACAGGACCAGCTGGTGAGCGATATATGCGTCACGCTCATCGATCAGTGCACGGGCCCCGTTGGGAGAGAATTTACGGAATTCCACCATAACCATATCGATGACATCCTGCTGCTTGAGCGATTCGATATCAATCTCCTGTCCGTTGTCAATTTCCGCAATGGAGATGACCAGTGCCCAGATCATCTTTAATTTCTCTAAAAAACCCATTGCATTCCAGAAGCGAAGGAGTGTAAGGCGTATATCCCGGTCTACCAGTGCAATGGCAATGCCGCATCGTTCTGCCTCTTCGATCGCCGCTTTCATCTCGGCTCCGGGCTCAACCCCGACATCAAAACCGATCTTGCGCTGGAGATATGCCATCAGCCACTGGACCAGAAGAGTATTGAAATTTTTTACTTCAAGGACATCATTTACCGAAGGATCCCGGCCCTGCTTTTTTAAGGCAGCATAGCGCGACTGGTCAAGTTCAATTGCAACGACATCCGGTTTATATTCCTCAATCGCCACCCGCACTTCATCGACGCTTTGCTGTGATACATGCGCTGTTCCGATTATTTTTATTTCGGCCATTAACCACCGTGTTGTCACCAGTATTGGCGTTGGGGGGTGATTAAGAATAGCGATGAGATGATTATAATTTTGAAAATTCAATAGGGGGTCATCCACGATTTTTGCTGGAATATGTTCTGTTTATTTATTACGCGCAGATTTTTTAAAAGCACAATATTTGCTACTGGCTACCGATTCGTCATGTTTTCACTGGGAAAAAAGATTATCAAACAGGGAATTCTGACATTGATAAAAAAGGTACCTTGCCATCCGCATTAATTTGGGGGTAGACGGTCCTGATCCTGAGACGTGTGGCTTATATCGATCTCGATCTCCCGGGCAATACCCATGATAATAATGATTACCGGTACAATCTCAAGTCGTCCTAACCACATCAGCAGGATAAATATCCATTTTATCGAGACCGGGCTTGCAGCACTGATAAAACCTACGGTAAGTCCCACATTGCTCAATGCTGAGACAATCTCAAAAACAACCTCTTCTAACCGGAACGAGGTAATGTACAGATGCAGAGTCATGATTGTTGCAATAAAAATCGTTATGACATACAACACTACAACCAGCAGATTCTTTGAGATGGCCAGTTCGGAGATCTCCTTTGACAGGGTATGCCCCCCGGATTTTAAGGGAACCAGCACGCGGCTGCTGACAAAGAACCTGCGGAACCACCATTTTACCCCGTCAAAGACCAGCATCACACGGTTTACTTTCACTCCGCCGGCAGAGCTGCCCATAGCTCCACCAATAAACATCAGCATGGCAACGACCGCAATCGGGATTGCCGCCCAGTAGTGTGGGTTTGAATTCTGGAGACCGCAGGTACACAGGCCGGAGACTGCAGTAAAGACACCCTGGCGGAATGCTGTAGTGATCGGCAGGTTTCCAAAGATAAACAGATCCAGTGACGTGATGACTGATCCCACCAGCGCGATGAGCAGCAGAATTCTCACCGTTGGATCCCGCATCATGTTCAATACCTTGCCATGGTACAGGAAAAAAAAGACCTTAAACGGGATTGCTCCGGCAAGCATCACGGGAATAAGCAGGACTTCAAGAAGCGGGTTATTGTAATAGGTCAGGCTCCCCGCATGAAGGGTAAATCCGCCCGTAGCTATTGCTACCATGACAATATTGAGCGAGTCCCAGAGCGGTATTCCCGAGAGCATGATAAGGCCGGTGAATGCAAATGTAAGGACGAGGTAGATCATCCACATGCGGCGACTGGTTGAGACTGAGGCGGGAACCAGTTCCTCTTCCCGGCCTTCGGCGCGATAAAGCCGGAATAGCGATGTACGCGTCTTGCGGCGCAATGAAATCCCAAATACAATGATCCCAATACCGCCGATCCATTGCGTAAATGAGCGCCAGAAGAGAAGTGTTTTGGGAGTTGTATCGAGAGATGTGATCATGGTAAACCCGGTACCTGTCCAACCGGACATTGCCTCAAAAATACTATCCACATAACTCATGTGTAGCCCAAACACAAACGGAAGTGCGCCGATAAGTGCGATGGCAAGCCACGAAAGTGCGACAGCGGCAATCGTGATGGAAGAAGAAGGTTCGAGATCCTGGTGAGGGATGTGAGATATTACATACCCCAGCAGGATAAAAACGAGCGGAGCGGTTGCCATCGGCAGGATAAGGTCCCACTCGCGAAAAACAACGAGCACCAGAAACGGCAGGAGTGATACGACACCAAGGAACTCAAAGATCAGCCCCATGTCGTGCGCGATCATGGCGATATGCTCGATGCGCTTCATCTGATAACCAAGGTGATTGGGCGGTTATTAGTGTTATGGGTATCGCTTTCTGATGTGAAGCAATAAAA from Methanoregula sp. harbors:
- a CDS encoding TraB/GumN family protein, whose amino-acid sequence is MAEIKIIGTAHVSQQSVDEVRVAIEEYKPDVVAIELDQSRYAALKKQGRDPSVNDVLEVKNFNTLLVQWLMAYLQRKIGFDVGVEPGAEMKAAIEEAERCGIAIALVDRDIRLTLLRFWNAMGFLEKLKMIWALVISIAEIDNGQEIDIESLKQQDVIDMVMVEFRKFSPNGARALIDERDAYIAHQLVLLKVQRPEGRILAVVGAGHRQGIENYIINPASLPPFDSLTREPKSFPWAKIFGFTVTALFAFLLAAIAFSGVGWGVLLYAFLFWVIIHGVLAAIGTLAAGGHPYSALTSFAVAWMTSLNPMLHSGWIAAFVEAKVRKPPMSDFRKIYDAQSLTEMARIPLFKVVLVAALTNLGSLLGTVLYFIFVFPVLGIDPGVVISTGIQNMWTWITHLI
- a CDS encoding potassium transporter TrkG, producing MKRIEHIAMIAHDMGLIFEFLGVVSLLPFLVLVVFREWDLILPMATAPLVFILLGYVISHIPHQDLEPSSSITIAAVALSWLAIALIGALPFVFGLHMSYVDSIFEAMSGWTGTGFTMITSLDTTPKTLLFWRSFTQWIGGIGIIVFGISLRRKTRTSLFRLYRAEGREEELVPASVSTSRRMWMIYLVLTFAFTGLIMLSGIPLWDSLNIVMVAIATGGFTLHAGSLTYYNNPLLEVLLIPVMLAGAIPFKVFFFLYHGKVLNMMRDPTVRILLLIALVGSVITSLDLFIFGNLPITTAFRQGVFTAVSGLCTCGLQNSNPHYWAAIPIAVVAMLMFIGGAMGSSAGGVKVNRVMLVFDGVKWWFRRFFVSSRVLVPLKSGGHTLSKEISELAISKNLLVVVLYVITIFIATIMTLHLYITSFRLEEVVFEIVSALSNVGLTVGFISAASPVSIKWIFILLMWLGRLEIVPVIIIIMGIAREIEIDISHTSQDQDRLPPN